One Sulfurimonas sp. HSL-3221 genomic window, ATGAACAAGCCACGCAAACACCCTGAGCAGAAGTCCCAGCGCGGACATCACAAGCAAAGGCGCAAGCCCTCCAACAAAACGCACATGTCTTCATACATCGGACAGATGCAGGCGGAGGTGCGCTGATGGGACGCAGTACACAGACGTTTGAAAAACGCCGCAGGGAAATTGAAAAACAACAGAAAAAAGAGGCGAAGCGCCTGAAGAAAGAAGCGAAGAAAAATGGCGAATATGAGCCATTACCGGAAGTGTACATTGCGGAAGAGGAGACAAACCCGACTGATGTAAAAATGTCGGAGACAGAATCCGGTTCATAGCAGTTAATCAGGTAAATCGTTTCCTAGTCGCTTGAAAACATCCGACTTTTTCCCTATGATCACAAAATGTAAAGATCCTGTGCAGTTGAGTTACCGATGACAAAGGAGACCTGCTGTCCCACAGAGAGTGGTCCAACCTCCCTCATAGAGTTGTAGTGAATCTGACTTTGGTCGATTGTAATTGTTTTACTATTCAATTTTTGTCGGATAATGCCGTATCCCTGGTCGAGACTGTACCAAATGATGGTTCCTTCTACTCGCTGTGACATATGTGATCCTTTAAATGTATGGATCGCCAACCGGCATCGCGGCAACGGCTGAAGAACATGAATATATGATTGAAAAATGTTTGCGATGCGGGAAATGGTTACGTTCAGTCCCTGAGGTTGAGCCAGGAAGCCGGATTTAGAAAAGTCAATCCGCTTTCCATCCATATTTCTGATTCACTGTTTCTTGCGTAGATGTGACCATCGATCAGCTTGTAGCGGATGCCGGTAATCACACTGGTCAGCTGTTTACCCTCTTTTAATGCCTTTAACACGGCTTCTCTGCTATCCATGTAGATCCTTGAAATCGCTCTATAAAAGAACACAAGCCCTCTTAGCTGAACGCATTCAGGGCAGCACACGCTGCCGGCAGAACATTACAGCAGCGTAACGTTCTCTGCCTGAGGACCTTTTTGACCCTGCCCGATACTGAAGGTAACTTTCTGACCTTCGTTCAGTTCTACGCGGCCATAACCGCTGTTGTTGACCTGACGGAAATGAACGAATACGTCATCTCCACCGTTTTGAGGGGCAATAAACCCAAAGCCTTTTTCACCGTTGA contains:
- a CDS encoding cold-shock protein, which encodes MADMINGTVKWFNGEKGFGFIAPQNGGDDVFVHFRQVNNSGYGRVELNEGQKVTFSIGQGQKGPQAENVTLL